The following proteins come from a genomic window of Streptomyces sp. GS7:
- a CDS encoding Lrp/AsnC family transcriptional regulator translates to MITSIVLIKTSVDQIPEIAEKIAALEGVSEVYSVTGAHDLIAMVRVAEHDQLADVIPGRISKVPGVASTETHIAFRTYSQHDLEAAFSIGLDA, encoded by the coding sequence GTGATCACGTCGATCGTGCTCATCAAGACCAGCGTGGACCAGATCCCGGAGATCGCGGAGAAGATCGCCGCACTGGAGGGTGTCAGCGAGGTCTACTCGGTCACCGGCGCGCACGACCTCATCGCGATGGTCCGGGTCGCCGAGCACGACCAGCTCGCGGACGTCATCCCCGGCCGCATCAGCAAGGTCCCCGGCGTAGCCTCCACCGAGACGCACATCGCCTTCCGCACGTACTCCCAGCACGACCTGGAGGCGGCGTTCTCCATCGGCCTGGACGCGTGA
- a CDS encoding aminotransferase class V-fold PLP-dependent enzyme, with the protein MSVSAVAADPSVCAPLPVLGRDVLVPLVTGGEVDYAALDYAASAPALQRVWDDVAAYAPYYGSVHRGAGYLSQLSTDLFENARKTVADFLGCRIEGGLGEAQSGKGGGGRREGDQVVFTRSTTDSLNLLAAALPQGTRVFVFETEHHASLLPWEHRADLAVTYLNAPRTPRQAVDTLDKALAAREPYGPALVCVTGASNVTGELWPVRELAAAAHAHGARIVLDAAQLAPHHPVDIAELDVDWVAFSGHKLYAPFGAGVLAGRADWLQQAEPYLAGGGASRKVARRTDGGVDVEWHTTAARHEAGSPNVIGAYAIASACQALTEAGFAGLVAREQELIARVRAGLADVPEVRVLSLFGDDAPRVGVLSFVVEGWNSSHFAAALSAEYGIGVRDGLFCAHPLVRTLLGGNPQDPGECGAPEAAPGERSLNAIRVSFGAGTPDEHVERFVRAVRDLVTNGARWNYRTEDGRCVPVRSA; encoded by the coding sequence ATGTCCGTTTCCGCCGTTGCCGCCGACCCCTCCGTCTGTGCCCCGCTGCCCGTGCTGGGGCGCGATGTCCTCGTCCCGCTGGTGACCGGCGGCGAGGTCGACTACGCCGCACTGGACTACGCCGCCAGCGCCCCGGCGCTCCAGCGGGTCTGGGACGACGTGGCCGCCTACGCCCCGTACTACGGCAGCGTCCACCGCGGTGCCGGTTACCTCTCGCAGCTCTCCACCGACCTCTTCGAGAACGCCCGGAAGACGGTCGCCGACTTCCTCGGCTGCCGCATCGAAGGGGGCCTGGGCGAAGCCCAGTCCGGCAAGGGCGGTGGTGGGCGACGGGAGGGCGACCAGGTCGTCTTCACCCGCTCCACCACCGACTCGCTGAACCTGCTCGCCGCCGCGCTCCCGCAGGGCACCCGGGTGTTCGTCTTCGAGACCGAGCACCACGCCTCGCTGCTGCCCTGGGAGCACCGCGCGGACCTCGCGGTGACCTATCTGAACGCGCCGCGCACCCCGCGGCAGGCGGTGGACACCCTGGACAAGGCGCTGGCCGCCCGCGAGCCCTACGGCCCGGCACTGGTCTGCGTCACCGGCGCCTCGAACGTCACCGGTGAACTGTGGCCGGTCCGCGAACTGGCCGCCGCCGCGCACGCCCACGGCGCGCGGATCGTGCTGGACGCGGCCCAGCTCGCGCCGCACCACCCCGTGGACATCGCGGAACTCGACGTCGACTGGGTCGCGTTCTCCGGCCACAAGCTGTACGCACCGTTCGGCGCCGGCGTACTGGCCGGCCGCGCCGACTGGCTCCAGCAGGCCGAGCCGTACCTGGCCGGCGGCGGTGCCAGCCGGAAGGTCGCGCGGCGCACCGACGGCGGGGTGGACGTCGAGTGGCACACCACCGCGGCCCGGCACGAGGCCGGGTCGCCCAACGTCATCGGCGCCTATGCCATCGCCTCCGCCTGCCAGGCACTGACCGAGGCCGGCTTCGCGGGGCTGGTCGCCCGCGAGCAGGAGCTGATCGCCCGTGTCCGGGCGGGCCTTGCCGACGTTCCGGAGGTCCGGGTGCTCTCCCTCTTCGGCGATGACGCGCCGCGGGTGGGCGTCCTTTCGTTCGTGGTCGAGGGCTGGAACAGCTCGCACTTCGCGGCGGCGCTGTCCGCGGAGTACGGCATCGGCGTCCGCGACGGCCTGTTCTGCGCGCACCCCCTCGTCCGCACCCTGCTGGGCGGCAACCCGCAGGACCCGGGGGAATGCGGCGCCCCGGAAGCGGCCCCGGGGGAGCGGTCGCTGAACGCGATCCGGGTCAGCTTCGGCGCCGGGACCCCCGACGAGCACGTCGAGCGGTTCGTCCGCGCGGTCAGGGATTTGGTGACGAACGGTGCGCGGTGGAACTACCGCACGGAGGACGGCCGTTGTGTCCCGGTACGGAGTGCGTAG
- the trpD gene encoding anthranilate phosphoribosyltransferase translates to MNVVTPAGGGSVADHSWPAVLNALLEGRDLGADDTAWVMDKIMRGQATDAQIAGFAVALRAKGETVAEITGLVRAMYAHASLIEVPGPSVDIVGTGGDGAKTVNISTMASIVVAGTGAKVVKHGSRAASSASGASDVLEKLGVNLDLSPQRVVEVAEEAGITFCFAAKFHPALRHVAAARGQLGIRTTFNVLGPLTNPARVRAQATGVADARMAPILAGVLAERGSSALVFRGDDGLDELTTTATSRVWIVRGGTVREEPFDPRDVGIELVPVEALRGADASYNADVARRLLDGETGPVRDAVLLNAAAALAALEPSDAPLAERIRTGLAKAAEAIDSGAAKRVLERWVAASNA, encoded by the coding sequence ATGAACGTTGTGACCCCGGCAGGCGGCGGCAGCGTGGCGGACCACTCCTGGCCGGCCGTACTGAACGCCCTCCTGGAAGGCCGCGACCTCGGCGCCGACGACACCGCCTGGGTCATGGACAAGATCATGCGCGGCCAGGCCACCGACGCGCAGATCGCCGGTTTCGCGGTCGCGCTGCGCGCCAAGGGCGAGACCGTGGCGGAGATCACCGGGCTGGTGCGGGCGATGTACGCGCACGCCAGCCTGATCGAGGTGCCCGGCCCCAGCGTGGACATCGTCGGCACCGGCGGTGACGGCGCCAAGACGGTCAACATCTCCACCATGGCGTCGATCGTGGTCGCCGGCACCGGCGCCAAGGTCGTCAAGCACGGCAGCCGGGCCGCCTCGTCCGCCAGCGGCGCCTCCGACGTCCTGGAGAAGCTGGGCGTCAATCTGGACCTGAGCCCGCAACGGGTGGTGGAGGTCGCCGAGGAGGCCGGGATCACCTTCTGCTTCGCGGCCAAGTTCCACCCCGCGCTGCGCCATGTGGCCGCCGCCCGCGGGCAGTTGGGGATCCGCACCACGTTCAACGTGCTGGGCCCGCTGACCAATCCCGCCCGGGTCCGCGCCCAGGCGACCGGCGTCGCGGACGCCCGGATGGCGCCGATCCTGGCCGGGGTGCTCGCCGAGCGCGGCTCCTCGGCGCTGGTGTTCCGCGGCGACGACGGGCTGGACGAGCTGACCACGACCGCCACCTCCCGGGTGTGGATCGTGCGCGGCGGCACGGTCCGCGAGGAGCCCTTCGACCCGCGGGACGTCGGCATCGAGCTGGTGCCGGTGGAGGCGCTGCGCGGCGCCGACGCGTCGTACAACGCGGACGTGGCCCGCCGGCTGCTGGACGGGGAGACCGGGCCGGTCCGCGATGCCGTCCTGCTGAACGCCGCGGCGGCGCTGGCGGCGCTGGAGCCGTCGGACGCCCCGCTGGCCGAGCGGATCCGGACCGGTCTCGCGAAGGCCGCCGAGGCGATCGACTCGGGCGCCGCCAAGCGGGTGCTGGAGCGCTGGGTGGCGGCCAGCAACGCCTGA
- a CDS encoding rhomboid family intramembrane serine protease — protein MTAPAHPARSLRAVFSRMTNVLIGLCCAVFVFGPASGLLRIYGTGDALLRAQTRYFEHWGVIPLDLWSGSAKALITPLTALFVHGSWLHLLGNILFLYVFGGMTETRMGRLPFTVFYLTVGYLALLGYAAAHASSDQTLVGASGSISGVLGAFLFLFPRARVTSVFPFLFFLPLRFPAWLVLLFWFFLQWQAARHDPSGPGVAYLAHVVGFALGFLYAWARYGRDTVGATRDNRPATEGESQP, from the coding sequence ATGACGGCGCCGGCCCACCCCGCCCGCTCGCTGAGAGCGGTGTTCTCCCGGATGACGAACGTGCTGATCGGGCTGTGCTGCGCGGTCTTCGTGTTCGGACCGGCCTCCGGACTGCTGCGGATATACGGCACCGGCGACGCCCTGCTGCGGGCTCAGACCCGGTACTTCGAGCACTGGGGCGTGATTCCGCTCGATCTGTGGAGCGGCTCGGCGAAGGCCCTGATCACCCCGCTCACCGCGCTGTTCGTGCACGGAAGCTGGCTGCATCTGCTCGGCAACATACTGTTTCTGTACGTCTTCGGCGGGATGACCGAGACCCGGATGGGCCGGCTCCCGTTCACCGTCTTCTACCTGACCGTCGGCTATCTGGCGCTGCTGGGCTACGCCGCCGCGCACGCCTCCTCGGACCAGACCCTGGTCGGCGCCTCCGGCTCGATCTCCGGCGTCCTGGGCGCCTTCCTCTTCCTCTTCCCGCGGGCCCGGGTCACCAGCGTCTTCCCGTTCCTGTTCTTCCTGCCGCTGCGCTTCCCCGCCTGGCTCGTCCTGCTCTTCTGGTTCTTCCTCCAGTGGCAGGCGGCCCGGCACGACCCCTCGGGCCCCGGCGTCGCCTACCTCGCCCATGTCGTTGGCTTCGCGCTCGGCTTCCTCTACGCCTGGGCCCGCTACGGGAGGGATACTGTGGGGGCGACCAGGGACAACCGGCCCGCGACCGAGGGAGAGAGCCAGCCGTGA
- the qcrB gene encoding cytochrome bc1 complex cytochrome b subunit, translating into MSNETTATTARRGQAPRGERIADWADGRLGIYSLAKANMRKIFPDHWSFMLGEVALYSFVIIILTGVYLTLFFHPSMAEVTYHGSYVPMHGIRMTQAFESTLDISFDVRGGLLIRQIHHWAALVFLAAMMVHMMRVFFTGAFRKPREVNWLFGFLLFVLGMFTGFTGYSLPDDLLSGTGVRFIEGVILAMPLIGSYLQMFIFGGEFPGHDIIPRFFTIHVLLLPGIMLGLLVAHLILVIYHKHTQFPGAGKTNNNVVGMPLLPVYMAKAGGFFFLVFGVIAVIAAVASINPVWAIGPYRPDQVSTGAQPDWYMGFAEGLVRVMPGWEWNFWGHTINFGVLIPILVFPLVLVAIAVYPFVESWVRGDKREHHILDRPRNVPTRTGFGVAWLVAYFVMLIGGGNDLWATHFHLSINSITWFVRIAFFVGPVLAFIATKRICLGLQRRDKDKVLHGRESGIIKRLPHGEFIEVHEPLDQEQLHFLTQHEQPEPIALGPEVDENGVRRKLKRTEKLRAKLSKGYYGEDNVIPKPTVEEYKEITSGHGHH; encoded by the coding sequence ATGAGTAACGAGACAACCGCGACCACTGCGCGCCGTGGGCAGGCACCACGGGGCGAGCGGATCGCCGACTGGGCGGACGGCCGGCTGGGCATCTACAGCCTCGCCAAGGCCAACATGCGCAAGATCTTCCCGGACCACTGGTCCTTCATGCTGGGCGAGGTCGCGCTCTACAGCTTCGTCATCATCATCCTGACCGGTGTCTACCTGACGCTGTTCTTCCACCCGAGCATGGCCGAGGTCACCTACCACGGGTCCTACGTGCCGATGCACGGGATCAGGATGACCCAGGCGTTCGAGTCGACGCTGGACATCAGCTTCGACGTCCGCGGTGGTCTGCTGATCCGGCAGATCCACCACTGGGCCGCGCTGGTCTTCCTGGCCGCGATGATGGTCCACATGATGCGGGTGTTCTTCACCGGCGCGTTCCGCAAGCCGCGTGAGGTCAACTGGCTCTTCGGCTTCCTGCTGTTCGTGCTGGGCATGTTCACCGGCTTCACCGGTTACTCGCTCCCCGACGACCTGCTCTCCGGCACCGGTGTGCGGTTCATCGAGGGCGTCATCCTGGCGATGCCGCTGATCGGCTCGTACCTGCAGATGTTCATCTTCGGCGGCGAGTTCCCCGGGCACGACATCATCCCGAGGTTCTTCACGATCCACGTGCTGCTGCTGCCGGGCATCATGCTGGGCCTGCTGGTGGCCCACCTGATCCTCGTCATCTACCACAAGCACACGCAGTTCCCGGGCGCCGGCAAGACGAACAACAACGTCGTCGGCATGCCGCTGCTGCCGGTCTACATGGCCAAGGCCGGAGGCTTCTTCTTCCTGGTCTTCGGCGTCATCGCGGTGATCGCCGCGGTCGCCAGCATCAACCCCGTGTGGGCCATCGGTCCGTACCGGCCGGACCAGGTGTCCACCGGTGCGCAGCCGGACTGGTACATGGGCTTCGCCGAGGGCCTGGTGCGTGTCATGCCGGGCTGGGAGTGGAACTTCTGGGGCCACACCATCAACTTCGGTGTCCTCATCCCGATCCTGGTCTTCCCGCTGGTCCTGGTCGCCATCGCGGTCTACCCGTTCGTCGAGTCCTGGGTCCGCGGCGACAAGCGCGAGCACCACATCCTGGACCGCCCGCGCAACGTGCCCACCCGCACCGGGTTCGGCGTGGCCTGGCTGGTCGCGTACTTCGTGATGCTGATCGGTGGCGGCAACGACCTGTGGGCCACCCACTTCCACCTGTCGATCAACTCGATCACCTGGTTCGTCCGGATCGCGTTCTTCGTCGGGCCGGTGCTGGCCTTCATCGCCACCAAGCGGATCTGCCTGGGCCTCCAGCGCCGCGACAAGGACAAGGTGCTGCACGGACGCGAGTCCGGCATCATCAAGCGCCTGCCGCACGGTGAGTTCATCGAGGTGCACGAGCCCCTCGACCAGGAGCAGCTGCACTTCCTGACGCAGCACGAGCAGCCCGAGCCGATCGCCCTCGGCCCCGAGGTCGACGAGAACGGCGTCCGGCGCAAGCTCAAGCGCACGGAGAAGCTGCGCGCCAAGCTCTCCAAGGGCTACTACGGCGAGGACAACGTCATCCCGAAGCCCACCGTCGAGGAGTACAAGGAGATCACCAGCGGCCACGGCCACCACTGA
- a CDS encoding NYN domain-containing protein: MADDVLDQPLPEGVRRRVVALTAESFGALTIAELPPPLRQYARFTPTRRAKFAGNAMAAALESDPVFRQRIAGKLRESQPELAEALEHGTPPAAADPLDVAAAAYVLRPEGWVKLVAAAGEEAQRARAERAGEEVERELSRLREELVQARGEARTDADRVRADLEAARKENESLQRKLRSALSDVKRGEAAVRKAEAAVVEARERAAAERTAADSEVRRLRARIAEAEAALETSRRSAREGRSVEDMRLRLLLDTVLDAAQGLRRELALPPAAVRPADTVDAVAPGRMTPKDIATRALSETDPALLDQLLALPQAHLVVDGYNVTKTGYPTMPLEKQRLRLLGGLAVLAAQTGAEMTCVFDGAELAAPVLLAPPRGVRVLFSKPGVTADELIRQLVRAEPPGRPVVVVSTDREVADGVAKAGARPVASALLLKRLART, encoded by the coding sequence ATGGCCGACGACGTGCTCGACCAGCCGCTGCCCGAGGGCGTACGGCGCCGCGTCGTGGCGCTCACCGCGGAGTCGTTCGGCGCCCTGACGATCGCCGAACTTCCGCCACCGCTGCGGCAGTACGCCCGTTTCACCCCGACTCGTCGGGCCAAGTTCGCCGGCAACGCGATGGCCGCGGCGCTGGAGAGCGACCCGGTCTTCCGGCAGCGGATCGCCGGGAAGCTGCGCGAGTCCCAGCCCGAGCTGGCCGAGGCGCTGGAGCACGGCACCCCGCCCGCCGCCGCCGATCCGCTCGATGTCGCCGCGGCGGCGTACGTGCTGCGCCCCGAGGGCTGGGTCAAGCTGGTCGCGGCGGCGGGCGAGGAGGCGCAGCGGGCGCGTGCCGAACGGGCCGGCGAGGAGGTCGAGCGGGAACTGTCCCGGCTGCGCGAGGAACTGGTGCAGGCGCGCGGCGAGGCCCGTACGGACGCGGACCGGGTCCGGGCGGACCTGGAGGCGGCCCGCAAGGAGAACGAGTCGCTGCAGCGCAAGCTGCGCAGCGCGCTCAGCGACGTCAAGCGCGGCGAGGCGGCGGTCCGCAAGGCCGAGGCCGCGGTGGTCGAGGCGCGGGAGCGGGCGGCGGCCGAGCGGACCGCGGCGGACAGCGAGGTGCGCCGGCTCAGGGCGCGGATCGCGGAGGCCGAGGCGGCGCTGGAGACCAGCCGGCGCTCGGCCCGCGAGGGGCGCAGCGTCGAGGACATGCGGCTGCGGCTGCTGCTGGACACCGTGCTGGACGCGGCCCAGGGGCTGCGCCGCGAGCTGGCCCTGCCGCCGGCCGCCGTCCGCCCGGCGGACACCGTCGACGCGGTCGCGCCGGGCCGGATGACGCCGAAGGACATCGCGACCCGGGCGCTCTCCGAGACCGACCCGGCGCTGCTGGACCAGCTACTGGCCCTGCCGCAGGCGCATTTGGTGGTGGATGGCTACAACGTCACCAAAACCGGCTATCCGACCATGCCGTTGGAAAAGCAGCGATTGCGGCTGCTGGGTGGCCTCGCGGTGCTGGCCGCGCAGACCGGCGCGGAGATGACCTGCGTCTTCGACGGGGCGGAGCTGGCCGCGCCGGTGCTGTTGGCGCCGCCGCGCGGGGTGCGGGTGCTGTTCAGCAAACCGGGCGTGACGGCCGACGAGTTGATCCGCCAGCTGGTTCGGGCCGAGCCGCCCGGCCGGCCGGTCGTGGTCGTCTCCACGGACCGGGAGGTGGCCGACGGCGTCGCCAAGGCGGGCGCCCGGCCGGTTGCATCGGCCCTGTTGCTCAAGCGACTTGCACGAACCTGA
- a CDS encoding C40 family peptidase, whose product MASHRRPKQPSRTRVTVLTATAAAAVALSSQAAHADPGQSKQDVKSEVDKLYSDAEAATEKYDGVKEQQDKLQKEVDDLQDKVARGQGELNQLRKGLGAVASGQYRSGSIDPSVQLFLSGDPDTFLEKAATLDQLSGKQAEQLKTIADKQRWLAQERAEAASKIKDLSETRKALGDKKDEIKGKLAKAQELLNTMTAKERAAMQAADDRANRSNDRVDLGNDVPASQRGAAALSAAQSKIGSPYVWGATGPSSFDCSGLTSWAYAQAGASIPRTSQEQANAGTRIGSESALKPGDLVLFFGDLHHIGLYAGNGMVLHAPKPGAVVRYESINNMPFQFGVRV is encoded by the coding sequence GTGGCGTCCCACCGTCGACCCAAGCAGCCGAGCCGTACTCGCGTGACCGTGCTCACCGCCACCGCAGCGGCGGCCGTCGCCCTCTCGTCCCAGGCGGCACACGCCGACCCGGGCCAGTCGAAGCAGGACGTCAAGTCCGAGGTCGACAAGCTCTACAGCGACGCGGAGGCGGCCACCGAGAAGTACGACGGCGTCAAGGAGCAGCAGGACAAGCTCCAGAAGGAGGTCGACGACCTCCAGGACAAGGTCGCCCGCGGCCAGGGTGAGCTGAACCAACTGCGCAAGGGCCTCGGCGCGGTCGCCTCGGGCCAGTACCGCAGCGGCAGCATCGACCCCTCGGTCCAGCTGTTCCTCTCCGGCGACCCGGACACCTTCCTCGAAAAGGCCGCCACCCTCGACCAGTTGAGCGGCAAGCAGGCCGAGCAGCTGAAGACCATCGCGGACAAGCAGCGTTGGCTCGCCCAGGAGCGCGCCGAGGCCGCGAGCAAGATCAAGGACCTCTCCGAGACCCGCAAGGCGCTCGGTGACAAGAAGGACGAGATCAAGGGCAAGCTCGCCAAGGCGCAGGAGCTGCTCAACACGATGACCGCCAAGGAGCGGGCGGCCATGCAGGCCGCGGACGACCGGGCGAACCGCAGCAACGACCGGGTCGATCTCGGCAACGACGTGCCGGCCTCGCAGCGCGGTGCCGCCGCGCTGTCCGCGGCCCAGTCCAAGATAGGTTCGCCGTACGTCTGGGGGGCCACCGGCCCGTCCTCGTTCGACTGCTCGGGCCTGACGTCGTGGGCGTACGCGCAGGCCGGCGCGTCGATTCCGCGCACCTCGCAGGAGCAGGCCAACGCCGGCACCCGGATCGGCTCCGAGAGCGCCCTCAAGCCCGGCGACCTGGTGCTCTTCTTCGGCGACCTGCACCACATCGGCCTCTACGCCGGCAACGGCATGGTGCTGCACGCCCCGAAGCCGGGCGCCGTGGTGCGCTACGAGTCGATCAACAACATGCCGTTCCAGTTCGGCGTGCGGGTCTGA
- a CDS encoding NlpC/P60 family protein: protein MVSHRRTSQRGQTTFASVTVLSAALATAAAALSAHPASADPAEQPSAGRESAAAQVGRLYEEAERATEKFNAANARTGELRDEVAALQDRTARAQERVNRMRDRLGALAAAQYRAGGIDPAVRLLLSERPDSYLEKVSALDRLNGTRAGELHQLQSATRALEQQRRETAGKLVQLEAGREEVARQKKEVQRKLATAQRLLNALPRDARAAYDRASRSDGRDEFIPDLTGIMPGSGRAAAAVSAARAAIGSPYSWGSAGPSAFDCSGLTQWAYAQAGVSLPRTSQAQSGTGHRVPLSQAQPGDLVIYRSDASHVGMYVGNGQVVHAPYPGAKVRYDPVGMMPVSSVTRP, encoded by the coding sequence GTGGTGTCCCATCGCCGTACCTCGCAGCGCGGCCAGACCACCTTCGCGTCGGTCACCGTCCTGTCCGCCGCCCTGGCGACCGCAGCCGCCGCGCTGTCGGCGCACCCCGCGAGCGCCGACCCCGCGGAGCAGCCGTCCGCCGGCCGGGAGAGCGCCGCCGCCCAGGTGGGCAGGCTCTACGAGGAGGCGGAACGGGCCACCGAGAAGTTCAACGCCGCCAACGCCCGGACCGGGGAACTGCGGGACGAGGTGGCGGCCCTGCAGGACCGCACCGCCCGCGCCCAGGAACGGGTCAACCGGATGCGCGACCGGCTCGGCGCGCTGGCCGCCGCCCAGTACCGGGCCGGCGGCATCGACCCCGCCGTGCGGCTGCTGCTCTCCGAACGGCCCGACAGCTACCTGGAGAAGGTGTCCGCGCTCGACCGGCTGAACGGCACCCGGGCCGGCGAGCTGCACCAACTCCAGTCCGCCACACGGGCGTTGGAGCAGCAGCGTCGGGAGACCGCCGGGAAGCTGGTGCAGCTGGAGGCCGGCCGCGAGGAGGTCGCGCGCCAGAAGAAGGAGGTCCAGCGCAAGCTGGCCACCGCGCAGCGGCTGCTGAACGCCCTCCCGCGGGACGCCAGGGCGGCCTACGACCGGGCCTCCCGGAGCGACGGCCGCGACGAGTTCATCCCGGACCTCACCGGGATCATGCCGGGCTCCGGCCGGGCCGCGGCGGCGGTCTCCGCGGCCCGGGCCGCGATCGGCTCCCCGTACTCGTGGGGCAGCGCCGGCCCCTCGGCCTTCGACTGCTCCGGACTCACCCAATGGGCCTATGCCCAGGCCGGCGTCTCGCTGCCGCGCACCTCGCAGGCCCAGAGCGGTACCGGGCACCGGGTCCCGCTGTCCCAGGCCCAGCCCGGCGACCTCGTCATCTACCGCTCGGACGCCAGCCACGTCGGGATGTACGTGGGCAACGGGCAGGTCGTGCACGCGCCCTACCCCGGCGCCAAGGTCCGCTACGACCCGGTCGGCATGATGCCGGTCTCGTCCGTCACCCGGCCCTGA
- the qcrA gene encoding cytochrome bc1 complex Rieske iron-sulfur subunit — protein MSETEENLPSERETAHEGALAKADNPFADPGLPPHEHRVQDIDERAAKRSERTVAFLFVVSMLATVAFIASYVAIPIDKIVYIFPIGHVSGLNFALGLTLGVALFCIGAGAVHWARTLMSDEEVADERHPIAAAPEVKAKVLADFADGARESQFGRRKLIRNTMFGALALVPLSGVVLLRDLGPLPEKKLRTTGWKKGIRLVNQSTNLPLRPEDIAVGSLTFAKPEGLEESDEEFNEKIAKDALMLVRIQPQNIKDKQELAWSHEGIVAYSKICTHVGCPISLYEQQTHHVLCPCHQSTFDLSDGGRVIFGPAGHALPQLHITEKDGFLEAASGFAEPVGPSFWERG, from the coding sequence ATGAGTGAGACAGAAGAAAACCTTCCCAGTGAGCGGGAGACGGCTCACGAAGGTGCGCTGGCGAAGGCGGACAACCCCTTCGCCGACCCGGGGCTGCCGCCCCACGAGCACCGCGTCCAGGACATCGACGAGCGGGCCGCCAAGCGCTCCGAGCGCACCGTGGCGTTCCTCTTCGTGGTGTCCATGCTGGCCACCGTCGCCTTCATCGCGTCGTACGTGGCGATCCCGATCGACAAGATCGTCTACATCTTCCCGATCGGCCACGTCAGCGGGCTGAACTTCGCGCTCGGTCTGACCCTGGGTGTGGCGCTCTTCTGCATCGGCGCCGGCGCGGTCCACTGGGCCCGCACGCTGATGTCCGACGAGGAGGTCGCCGACGAGCGGCACCCGATCGCGGCCGCGCCCGAGGTCAAGGCCAAGGTCCTGGCGGACTTCGCGGACGGTGCCCGGGAGTCGCAGTTCGGCCGTCGCAAGCTGATCCGCAACACGATGTTCGGCGCGCTGGCCCTGGTGCCGCTCTCCGGCGTCGTCCTGCTGCGCGACCTGGGCCCGCTGCCCGAGAAGAAGCTGCGCACCACGGGCTGGAAGAAGGGCATCCGCCTGGTCAACCAGTCCACCAACCTCCCGCTGCGTCCCGAGGACATCGCGGTGGGCTCCCTCACCTTCGCCAAGCCCGAGGGCCTGGAGGAGAGCGACGAGGAGTTCAACGAGAAGATCGCCAAGGACGCCCTGATGCTCGTGCGGATCCAGCCGCAGAACATCAAGGACAAGCAGGAACTGGCCTGGTCGCACGAGGGCATCGTCGCGTACTCGAAGATCTGCACCCACGTCGGTTGCCCGATCAGCCTCTACGAGCAGCAGACGCACCACGTGCTCTGCCCCTGCCACCAGTCGACCTTCGACCTCTCCGACGGCGGTCGGGTGATCTTCGGTCCGGCCGGGCACGCCCTGCCGCAGCTGCACATCACGGAGAAGGACGGCTTCCTTGAGGCCGCGAGCGGCTTCGCGGAGCCCGTCGGCCCGAGCTTCTGGGAGCGCGGATGA